One genomic window of Xanthobacter dioxanivorans includes the following:
- a CDS encoding precorrin-2 C(20)-methyltransferase, which translates to MSGRLIGVGVGPGDPDLLTLKAVKAIAGADVVGYFAKAGNVSHARRIAQAHFPAHAIELPLNYPVTTEIHRHADAYRTAIGAFYDASAEVVAAHLIAGRTVAVLSEGDPLFYGSYMHLHVRLASRFPAQVIPGVTGMSGCWSQAGAPIAQGDDVLMVLPGTLDEAELSRRLREADAAVIMKVGRNLPKIRRALAAAGRLERALYVERGTMADCALVPLAERGEERAPYFSIVLVPGWEHAA; encoded by the coding sequence ATGAGCGGCCGCCTGATCGGCGTCGGCGTCGGCCCCGGCGACCCGGACCTGCTCACCCTCAAGGCGGTGAAGGCCATCGCCGGCGCCGACGTGGTGGGCTATTTCGCCAAGGCCGGCAATGTCAGCCATGCCCGCCGCATCGCGCAGGCGCATTTCCCCGCCCATGCCATCGAGCTTCCGCTCAACTATCCCGTCACCACCGAGATCCACCGGCACGCCGACGCCTACCGCACGGCCATCGGCGCCTTCTACGACGCATCGGCGGAAGTGGTGGCCGCGCATCTGATCGCCGGGCGCACCGTGGCGGTGCTGAGCGAGGGCGACCCGCTGTTCTACGGCTCCTACATGCACCTGCACGTGCGGCTCGCGTCGCGGTTTCCGGCGCAGGTCATCCCTGGCGTCACCGGCATGTCGGGGTGCTGGTCGCAGGCCGGCGCGCCCATCGCCCAGGGCGACGACGTGCTGATGGTGCTGCCCGGCACGCTGGACGAGGCCGAGCTTTCCCGCCGCCTCCGGGAGGCCGACGCGGCGGTGATCATGAAGGTGGGCCGCAACCTGCCGAAGATCCGCCGGGCGCTGGCCGCCGCCGGACGGCTGGAGCGCGCCCTCTATGTGGAGCGCGGCACCATGGCCGATTGCGCCCTGGTGCCGCTGGCCGAGCGCGGCGAGGAGCGGGCGCCCTATTTCTCCATCGTGCTGGTGCCCGGCTGGGAGCACGCCGCATGA
- a CDS encoding precorrin-8X methylmutase, with protein MTSSPDYVRDGTAIYERSFAIIRAEADLSRFSPDEEDVAVRMIHACGLVEAARDFVFGPGFVAAARAALTAGAPILCDAQMVVHGITRARLPATNEVLCTLRDPAVPALAEQLGTTRSAAALELWGDRLAGAVVAIGNAPTALFHLLEMLDRGAPRPAAILGMPVGFVGAAESKDALAENPRGVPFAIVRGRLGGSAITSAAVNALARAGL; from the coding sequence ATGACCTCATCCCCAGACTATGTGCGCGACGGCACCGCCATCTACGAGCGCTCCTTCGCCATCATCCGCGCCGAGGCGGACCTGTCGCGCTTCTCCCCGGACGAGGAGGACGTGGCGGTCCGCATGATCCACGCCTGCGGCCTCGTGGAGGCGGCGCGGGATTTCGTGTTCGGCCCCGGCTTCGTCGCCGCCGCCCGCGCCGCGCTGACGGCCGGCGCGCCGATCCTGTGCGATGCGCAGATGGTGGTGCACGGCATCACCCGCGCCCGCCTGCCGGCCACCAACGAGGTGCTCTGCACCCTGCGCGATCCCGCCGTTCCGGCGCTGGCGGAACAGCTCGGCACCACCCGCTCGGCCGCAGCCCTCGAATTGTGGGGCGACCGGCTGGCCGGCGCGGTCGTGGCCATCGGCAACGCCCCCACCGCCCTCTTCCACCTGCTGGAGATGCTGGACAGGGGCGCGCCGCGCCCGGCCGCCATCCTCGGCATGCCGGTGGGCTTCGTCGGCGCGGCCGAATCCAAGGATGCGCTGGCGGAGAATCCGCGCGGCGTGCCCTTCGCCATCGTGCGCGGGCGGCTGGGCGGCAGCGCCATCACCTCCGCCGCGGTGAACGCACTGGCGAGGGCGGGGCTATGA